A window of Macadamia integrifolia cultivar HAES 741 unplaced genomic scaffold, SCU_Mint_v3 scaffold823, whole genome shotgun sequence genomic DNA:
TGATCATGTTAAACTCTCTAGATAACTTCATAAGAAATCGCATTTCGAGGTTGCTTCCTACATGTGCATGAATAAAATAACATCTTTCAACTAGAGGAAGAACTGGTAATTCTGGTTCTACATTTGTTTGAATAAAATGCTTCGCTAATTCATGCATCTAACCACAGATTGCTttctttttccaataaaaagtCTATAATAATTTGCAAAAATAGTCTTCTATTAATGCATGTATATCAGATTTGGAAAACTTGCTATTTTCACCATTGCTAAAGactactttatttattttttagctaATTGAGTGATAGGTAGAATTTTGATGAGTTTGATTGCAGGCAGAGCAGTTATGGATCAAATGCAGCTCAGATTTGATGCACTGGAAAGAAGCTGATGAAATTTTCAGCTTACTTCGCCTAGAGCAAAAGTCCAGAGGCTCCTCTGAGGTCAATTCAGAAGCATGGTCAGCAGCAAAAGGAAGACTACAGAAAGCAATTAATGCGCTGTCTCCCCAAATAAAGCAAACTCTTTTGGGTTGTTTAAGAActaaaaatcatctttttcGCATTTCTGGAGATGCAAGGGGCTCTAGGCATTGGTACAACAAACATTTTGAGTCTCTTTTTGGTTGGCCTAAACCTTCTAGACACCATAGGGGTAACGGGGAATCTCTTAGTAGGGGTAATGGGTTACTTCAACACATAGCAGTAACACCTGCTGCTGCCCCAGGCCCTGCAGTTGAATCACCTGCCTACAGTCCAGCACCATCTTCTGGTCCAGCCCCTGCCAGCTATCAGGCTCCTGATCCCCAGCCCCCAGTCAAACATCCAACAGAGTCATTTTTTCCACCAAGTTCAGTAGATTCTAGTTCTTCTGCGAGTCCAGTTTTGGCACCACAACCACCGTCACAAAAGCAAAGTAGCAGCCAGGCTGTTGTTATTGCTGTTTCTGTAACCGCTGTGGGGACGTTGGCTTTTGCTGCGATGCTCTTTCTTTGCTATCGTAAATTTCATAGAAATAATGGTGCCCCTGGAGATGGACAAAAGGATGACAGGCCCCTGCTTTCCTCCTTAAGTTTATGTGATTTATCTGCTGGTATGTGTGTTATGTTTTTGGTCTTGTATATTTTCAGTTATGCAAGTGTTAACGCTGAAAATATTTTCCCCTAAATACATTGAACTTTCAGGTTCTTCACAGAAGTCCGCTTCAGGAAATTCAATGAATAAAGGGAAGATTGGAAATCAGTCTTTTAGTACGAATACCCACAATGGAAAGGTTTCATCTTTGCACAGCAATTTATCCAATGAGGCTGATATTCATAATTCCTCAGTAGCAGAAGTTCCTTCATCAGGAACTGTTGCAAGTGTGTCCAAATCTGGTCCTACGAGCAACATTCAAGTGGCGGTTCAATCTCCACCTTTGAAGCTTCCCCCTGGCAGGGCTGGTCCTCCCCCTCCTGCTCCACCCCCTCCTGCTCCACCACCTATGCCACCTGCTGTGAAGCCTGGACCTCCCCCTCCACCCCCTCCAAAGGGTGTTTTCCCTCCACCCCGTCTACCACCACAAGCACCCATTGGCCCCAAGTTGGCTAAACCTTTAGCCCCTAAACCAAATCATCCAGAAAATACAGCTTCTGATGGAGACGCCCCAAAAACCAAGCTAAAACCTTTCTTTTGGGATAAGGTTCTTGCAAACCCTGATCATTCAATGGTCTGGGATCAGATTAAATCAGGGTCCTTCCAGTAAGTTGTCGAATTCTACTCAATTTTTTCCATACGCTGACAAACGATTAGATATCGTAGGCTGTCAAAGAGACTGATAGAATATTCTACATTTAACAGGTTTAATGAAGAGATGATAGAAACTCTATTTGGGTACAATGCTGCTAATGATAAAAAGAAAGCATCATCATCTGCTGATCCTTCTCCCCAATACATTCAGATTATTGATTCTAAGAAGGCACAAAATTTGGCAATTCTGCTGCGGGCATTGAATGTGACCACAGAAGAAGTCCGTGATGCACTTCTGGAAGGTACTGCAATGGAGTTGTTGCATTACTAAGACAATTATTATTGTTTACTATATCTGCTCAACATGACAAGACCAGAATAAGTTAGATGAGAGAGAACACCTAAAAAACATACAGAAAAGGACCATATccaaaaaatctaatttttaaatttctatATCCATCAGTCTCATTAGGTTGACGAGATGTATCTCTTACCCCAATGTtacaacatgaaaaaaaaataaataccacAATAGTTACTCTatagtgagtttttttttttggtgaatttttATAATGAACCTGCCAAAACAACAAAACATTATCAGGAGGTGTACAACCTAGTCCTTTTCAAGGGATACTTCCAACAGGGTTATGGGAGGAAATTTATAACTAGAAGAAAtattaaatcaattttttttttaatataattttagaATATCGAGTTAATTAAAAATCAGATGTCCCATTTATTTACTTGTTTGGCATGTTTTGTCAAAATGCTTTGGAGTGGATCCTAAAATAAttcaaatttaagatttttttcttatgtatTGTATTATCTATAGTCTATACCAATATAATTGAAATTTTACAGCAATTGTATTTATAAATAGGGAGGATTGTATCTTGCAGTAATTGAATTTATAGCATCAGTATAAAATTTGTTTCTTGTATAAGTTTTTTGCTTTAGATTTATTTCGGTCTTGTCaaataaggtaaaagatttGGTGTACAGCTGTCCAAATAAAGGAATCTATGGATGTGGCAATGCTCACCATTGGATATTTAGGTAATAGATTAGattggccacatgtcaaatttaaaAATCATCCATTTGTGCTCCCATGTCTTGGCATGCACCCGTCTTAGGTCTCGGCAGGCCAAGCATTGGCATGTACCCTCTTGCTAGTCCTCAAATTTTCAATGCTATTTTTCCACTTAGCCAACTCTGTTTGGTTTGAAGCTT
This region includes:
- the LOC122070106 gene encoding formin-like protein 5 isoform X2; this translates as MHWKEADEIFSLLRLEQKSRGSSEVNSEAWSAAKGRLQKAINALSPQIKQTLLGCLRTKNHLFRISGDARGSRHWYNKHFESLFGWPKPSRHHRGNGESLSRGNGLLQHIAVTPAAAPGPAVESPAYSPAPSSGPAPASYQAPDPQPPVKHPTESFFPPSSVDSSSSASPVLAPQPPSQKQSSSQAVVIAVSVTAVGTLAFAAMLFLCYRKFHRNNGAPGDGQKDDRPLLSSLSLCDLSAGSSQKSASGNSMNKGKIGNQSFSTNTHNGKVSSLHSNLSNEADIHNSSVAEVPSSGTVASVSKSGPTSNIQVAVQSPPLKLPPGRAGPPPPAPPPPAPPPMPPAVKPGPPPPPPPKGVFPPPRLPPQAPIGPKLAKPLAPKPNHPENTASDGDAPKTKLKPFFWDKVLANPDHSMVWDQIKSGSFQFNEEMIETLFGYNAANDKKKASSSADPSPQYIQIIDSKKAQNLAILLRALNVTTEEVRDALLEGNELPAEFLQTLLKMAPTVDEELKLRLFSGDLSQLGPAERFLKMLIDIPFAFKRMDALLFMTSLQEEVSTVKDSLATLEVACKELKSSRLFLKLLEAVLKTGNRMNDGTFRGGAQAFKLDTLLKLSDVKGIDGKTTLLHFVVQEIIRSEGVRAAHAARESQSMSSVKSDELLEDCTSETEEVYRSLGLQAVSALGSELQNVRKAAGLDAQALAGTLAKLGQSLLRTKNFLGNEMTSVAEDNGFHSTLKSFVGHAEIDITLLLEEEKRNMALVKSTADYFHGNAGRDEGLRLFVIVRDFLIILEKVCREEGEAQKKRAKIPRNKETLSVQSSPDSRQPSSPDIRQRLFPAIKDLRVDDLSSDDESSSP
- the LOC122070106 gene encoding formin-like protein 3 isoform X1, yielding MGVARVGFVMIHVILLFTLAPGSSEENKITRKFFFGNGVGPASPGRDEKVAEQLWIKCSSDLMHWKEADEIFSLLRLEQKSRGSSEVNSEAWSAAKGRLQKAINALSPQIKQTLLGCLRTKNHLFRISGDARGSRHWYNKHFESLFGWPKPSRHHRGNGESLSRGNGLLQHIAVTPAAAPGPAVESPAYSPAPSSGPAPASYQAPDPQPPVKHPTESFFPPSSVDSSSSASPVLAPQPPSQKQSSSQAVVIAVSVTAVGTLAFAAMLFLCYRKFHRNNGAPGDGQKDDRPLLSSLSLCDLSAGSSQKSASGNSMNKGKIGNQSFSTNTHNGKVSSLHSNLSNEADIHNSSVAEVPSSGTVASVSKSGPTSNIQVAVQSPPLKLPPGRAGPPPPAPPPPAPPPMPPAVKPGPPPPPPPKGVFPPPRLPPQAPIGPKLAKPLAPKPNHPENTASDGDAPKTKLKPFFWDKVLANPDHSMVWDQIKSGSFQFNEEMIETLFGYNAANDKKKASSSADPSPQYIQIIDSKKAQNLAILLRALNVTTEEVRDALLEGNELPAEFLQTLLKMAPTVDEELKLRLFSGDLSQLGPAERFLKMLIDIPFAFKRMDALLFMTSLQEEVSTVKDSLATLEVACKELKSSRLFLKLLEAVLKTGNRMNDGTFRGGAQAFKLDTLLKLSDVKGIDGKTTLLHFVVQEIIRSEGVRAAHAARESQSMSSVKSDELLEDCTSETEEVYRSLGLQAVSALGSELQNVRKAAGLDAQALAGTLAKLGQSLLRTKNFLGNEMTSVAEDNGFHSTLKSFVGHAEIDITLLLEEEKRNMALVKSTADYFHGNAGRDEGLRLFVIVRDFLIILEKVCREEGEAQKKRAKIPRNKETLSVQSSPDSRQPSSPDIRQRLFPAIKDLRVDDLSSDDESSSP